A single window of Mangifera indica cultivar Alphonso chromosome 18, CATAS_Mindica_2.1, whole genome shotgun sequence DNA harbors:
- the LOC123201375 gene encoding alpha,alpha-trehalose-phosphate synthase [UDP-forming] 1-like translates to MPGNNCNGTFSPGPSSRNRLELLLRDKKERDLRKSCRASLLNDATDNNGGPVLNEHEPGVKDSDNWRPSIVDPELEVPKRAIEGGERADGRPLKQRLLVVANRLPVSAVRRGEDSWSLEISAGGLVSALLGVKDFEARWIGWAGVNVPDEIGQKALTKALAEKRCIPVFLDEDIVHQYYNGYCNNILWPLFHYLGLPQEDRLATTRSFQSQFAAYIKANQMFAEVVNKHYKDGDVVWCHDYHLMFLPKCLKKQNSGMKVGWFLHTPFPSSEIHRTLPSRSDLLHAVLAADLVGFHTYDYARHFVSACTRILGLEGTPEGVEDQGKLTRVAAFPIGIDSDRFMRALENPQVQEIIKDLKETFAGRKVMLGVDRLDMIKGIPQKILAFEKFLEENREWHEKVVLLQIAVPTRTDVPEYQKLTSQVHEIVGRINGRFGTLTTVPIHHLDRSLDFLQLCALYAVTDVALVTSLRDGMNLVSYEFVACQDSKKGVLILSEFAGAAQSLGAGAILVNPWNITEVANSIARALNMSPEEREKRHRHNFNHVTTHTAQEWAETFVSELNVTVVEAEMRIKQDPPSLREADAIERYFRSNNRLLILGFNATLTEPVDTPGRRGDQIREMELKLHPELNEPLTALCNDPKTTIVVLSGSDRSVLDYNFGGYGMWLAAENGMFLRQTRGEWMTTMPEHLNMEWVDSVKHVFEYFTERTPRSHFEQRETSLVWNYKYADVEFGRIQAKDMLQHLWTGPISNTSVDVVQGSRSVEVRAVGVTKGAAIDRILGEIVHSKSMTSPIDYVLCIGHFLGKDEDIYTFFEPELPSEPASISRTKSTDGLKLLSERRPSTSLKLPASRTGSKSSQGKTQRPTQNTERKIPAQHCASAWRTTPEKISWNVLDLNKENYFSCAVGRTRTNARFLLLSSNEVVSFLKKLAIYADSDSSSSSSSIF, encoded by the exons ATGCCTGGAAACAATTGCAACGGTACTTTCTCCCCTGGTCCAAGTTCAAGAAATCGTCTGGAACTGCTCTTAAGagataagaaagaaagagaccTAAGGAAAAGCTGCAGGGCATCCCTTCTGAATGATGCAACTGATAATAATGGGGGGCCTGTATTAAATGAGCATGAACCAGGGGTAAAAGACAGTGACAACTGGAGACCCTCTATTGTCGACCCAGAGTTGGAAGTGCCTAAAAGGGCAATTGAAGGAGGTGAAAGGGCAGATGGAAGGCCTTTAAAGCAGCGACTGCTGGTGGTGGCCAATAGGCTCCCTGTTTCTGCAGTCAGGAGAGGTGAAGACTCTTGGTCTCTGGAGATAAGTGCTGGGGGTCTGGTCAGCGCCCTTCTGG GTGTGAAGGATTTTGAGGCCAGATGGATAGGATGGGCTGGAGTAAATGTTCCAGATGAGATTGGACAGAAAGCACTTACCAAAGCGTTGGCTGAAAAG AGGTGTATTCCTGTATTCCTTGATGAGGACATTGTTCATCAATACTACAATGGCTATTGCAACAACATCTTGTGGCCTCTTTTTCATTACCTTGGACTTCCGCAAGAAGACCGCCTGGCCACCACCAGAAGTTTCCAGTCTCAGTTTGCTGCATATATAAAGGCAAATCAAATGTTTGCTGAGGTTGTGAACAAGCACTATAAGGATGGAGATGTTGTGTGGTGCCATGATTACCATCTCATGTTTCTTCCGAAGTGCCTAAAGAAGCAGAATAGTGGAATGAAAGTTGGCTGGTTTCTCCACACACCATTCCCTTCTTCTGAAATCCACAGGACACTTCCATCTCGATCAGATCTGCTGCATGCAGTTTTAGCTGCCGATTTGGTTGG tTTTCACACGTATGACTATGCAAGGCATTTTGTTAGTGCTTGCACTCGTATTCTTGGACTTGAAGGGACACCTGAAGGGGTTGAAGACCAAGGGAAACTGACTCGTGTTGCTGCA TTTCCCATTGGGATAGACTCAGATCGGTTCATGCGAGCGCTTGAAAATCCTCAAGTTCAAGAAATCATCAAAGATTTAAAAGAGACATTTGCTGGCCGAAAG GTGATGTTAGGTGTTGATCGTCTTGATATGATTAAAGGAATTCCACAGAAGATATTGGCTTTTGAAAAGTTTCTTGAGGAAAATCGTGAATGGCATGAGAAAGTTGTTTTGCTGCAGATTGCAGTTCCAACAAGAACAGATGTTCCCGAAT ATCAAAAACTTACAAGCCAAGTTCATGAAATTGTCGGACGCATTAATGGCCGATTTGGAACATTGACTACTGTTCCAATACACCATCTG GATCGCTCTCTGGACTTTCTTCAATTGTGTGCTTTATATGCTGTTACAG ATGTAGCCCTTGTCACATCTTTAAGGGATGGAATGAATCTTGTCAGCTATGAGTTTGTGGCATGCCAAGACTCTAAGAAAGGAGTTCTTATTCTCAGTGAA TTTGCAGGTGCTGCACAATCTCTCGGTGCTGGGGCGATCCTGGTGAACCCGTGGAACATCACAGAAGTGGCTAATTCAATTGCCCGAGCTCTGAACATGTCAcctgaagagagagagaagcgGCATCGACATAATTTTAATCATGTGACAACTCACACTGCTCAGGAATGGGCTGAAACCTTTGTAAG TGAACTAAACGTTACAGTTGTTGAGGCAGAGATGAGGATAAAACAAGACCCTCCTAGCCTTCGAGAAGCGGATGCAATTGAACGTTATTTTCGGTCTAACAATCGTTTGCTTATACTG GGTTTCAATGCAACATTAACTGAACCAGTGGACACTCCTGGTAGAAGAGGTGATCAAATTAGAGAAATGGAACTAAAGCTGCACCCGGAGTTAAACGAACCCCTTACTGCACTTTGCAATGATCCAAAGACAACAATTGTTGTCCTTAGTGGAAGTGACAGAAGTGTCTTGGATTAT AACTTTGGGGGATATGGCATGTGGTTGGCAGCTGAAAATGGAATGTTTTTACGCCAAACGAGGGGAGAATGGATGACAACAATGCCGGAGCATCTAAATATGGAATGGGTTGACAGTGTTAAG CATGTTTTTGAGTATTTCACTGAAAGAACACCACGTTCACATTTTGAGCAGCGTGAAACATCCCTTGTATGGAATTACAAGTATGCag ATGTTGAATTTGGAAGAATTCAGGCAAAAGATATGTTGCAGCATCTCTGGACAGGTCCAATTTCAAATACATCTGTTGATGTTGTCCAAGGAAGCCGATCAGTCGAGGTGCGAGCGGTTGGTGTTACAAAG GGCGCAGCAATCGACCGTATTTTGGGAGAGATAGTCCATAGTAAATCCATGACATCACCAATTGACTATGTTCTTTGTATTGGGCATTTTCTGGGAAAG GATGAAGATATCTACACTTTTTTTGAGCCAGAACTCCCCTCAGAACCCGCAAGCATTTCAAGAACTAAATCAACTGATGGACTGAAGTTACTAAGCGAGAGAAGGCCCTCAACCTCATTGAAGCTTCCAGCAAGCAGAACTGGCTCAAAGTCATCGCAAGGTAAAACACAACGACCTACACAAAATACTGAGAGAAAGATCCCTGCTCAACACTGTGCCAGTGCATGGCGAACAACACCAGAAAAGATATCCTGGAATGTGCTTGATCTCAATAAAGAGAACTACTTTTCCTGCGCTGTTGGACGGACTCGAACAAATGCCCGATTTCTTCTTCTATCCTCTAACGAAGTTGTCTCATTTTTAAAGAAGTTAGCAATCTATGCTGATTCAGAttcttcctcatcatcatcaagcATATTTTAG
- the LOC123201457 gene encoding NADH kinase, with protein sequence MARKKLLLLLKPFDVFPVRHPNANGVFRTTNPQVFRHLDNRCKAHKDAINFCQGILSQKSVDWEPVFRNNYSKPISNVDLVVTIGGDGTLLQASHLMDDSVPVLGVNSDPTHVEEVEAFSNEFDATRSTGYLCAATVKNFEEIIDNILEGQIVPSTVSRISVSINSKRLSTCALNDILVAHPCPATVSRFSFRIKKDSLPCSLLVNCRSSGLRVSTAAGSTAAMLSAGGFVMPTLSRDLQYMVREPIFPQAAYSNLMHGLVKSDQSMEATWYSKEGYIYIDGSHIFHSIQNGDIIELSSKAPGLKVFLPPHLLS encoded by the exons ATGGCCAGGAAGAAGCTCTTGTTGCTGTTGAAACCGTTTGACGTTTTCCCAGTTCGCCATCCAAACGCCAATGGCGTCTTTCGTACCACGAACCCTCAa GTTTTTCGGCATCTCGACAACAGGTGTAAGGCACACAAGGATGCCATAAACTTTTGTCAAGGTATTCTTTCACAGAAGTCAGTTGATTGGGAACCGGTTTTCCGGAACAATTATTCAAAACCAATCAGTAATGTGGATTTAGTTGTTACTATCGGTGGTGATGGCACTCTCTTGCAAGCCAGTCATTTGATGGATGATTCCGTTCCTGTTTTAGGTGTGAATTCTGACCCCACACATGTTGAAGAG GTGGAAGCATTTAGTAATGAGTTCGATGCCACTAGAAGCACCGGCTATCTTTGTGCAGCAACTGTAAAAAACTTTGAAGAA ATTATAGACAACATCCTGGAAGGTCAAATAGTTCCTTCTACAGTGTCAAGGATATCAGTGTCTATAAATTCAAAACGGCTCTCGACGTGTGCTCTTAATGACATTTTAGTTGCACACCCTTGTCCTGCCACAGTTTCTCGGTTCTCATTCAG AATTAAAAAAGATAGCCTGCCATGTTCCCTGTTAGTGAACTGCCGATCAAGTGGTCTCAGAGTCTCAACTGCTGCTGGGTCCACAGCAGCAATGCTCTCAGCCGGTGGATTCGTAATGCCTACTTTATCTCGGGATCTCCAGTACATGGTAAGAGAGCCCATTTTTCCACAGGCAGCCTACTCTAATTTGATGCATGGATTAGTGAAATCCGATCAGTCCATGGAAGCTACATGGTATTCTAAAGAGGGTTATATATACATTGATGGCTCTCATATTTTCCATTCTATCCAAAATGGGGACATCATTGAATTATCATCCAAGGCCCCTGGTCTGAAAGTCTTCTTGCCACCCcatttattatcataa
- the LOC123201458 gene encoding E3 ubiquitin-protein ligase CCNB1IP1 homolog, with translation MKPVDINPNDEWINTAMAGVSPQILMKSAYRSVMFYLGQKELEMQFKMNRVVAQCRQKCEAMQEKFTEKLEQIHTAYQKMGKRCQMMEQEIENLTKDKQELQEKFSEKSRQKRKLDEMYDQLRSEYESMKRSAIQPVNNLFPRNEPNLFSNPAANVMESRDHIRKDWFVFSPGTPGPREDIWPARQNSSNSGPFDISNGSPAKQAAIPVDAMNSRAGGHSVFGASAAAANPSMTLRNLILSPMKRPQLSRNRTQMFT, from the exons ATGAAACCTGTGGATATCAATCCAAATGATGAATGGATAAAT ACGGCCATGGCTGGAGTTTCTCCACAGATAT TGATGAAGAGTGCATACAGAAGTGTAATGTTCTACTTGGGACAAAAGGAACTTGAAATGCAATTCAAGATGAATAGAGTTGTAGCTCAATGCCGGCAGAAATGTGAGGCCATGCAAGAAAAATTCACAGAAAAGCTGGAGCAGATACATACTGCATATCAAAAAATGGGAAAGAGATGTCAGATGATGGAACAAGAGATTGAGAATTTGACAAAGGATAAGCAGGAACTTCAGGAAAAATTTTCTGAGAAATCCAG ACAGAAGAGAAAACTAGATGAAATGTATGATCAATTGAGAAGCGAATATGAGTCAATGAAACGATCAGCAATCCAACCTGTAAACAACCTTTTCCCGAGAAATGAGCCTAATTTGTTCTCAAACCCTGCAGCTAATGTGATGGAAAGCAGAGATCATATTCGAAAAg ATTGGTTTGTTTTCTCTCCTGGAACTCCAGGGCCTCGGGAGGACATATGGCCAGCAAGGCAGAATAGTTCAAATTCTGGTCCCTTCGACATCTCCAATGGCTCACCGGCAAAACAAGCAGCTATTCCAGTTGATGCCATGAACAGTAGAGCAGGTGGTCACTCTGTTTTCGGTGCTTCTGCAGCTGCTGCTAACCCCTCAATGACACTGAGGAATTTGATACTCTCCCCAATGAAGAGGCCTCAGCTCTCTCGTAATCGCACTCAAATGTTCACGTAA